A stretch of the Triplophysa dalaica isolate WHDGS20190420 chromosome 19, ASM1584641v1, whole genome shotgun sequence genome encodes the following:
- the si:dkey-11o15.5 gene encoding macrophage mannose receptor 1, producing the protein MLPLLLLSGFITLTLCVPRQYIFINESKTWTEAQSYCRDKYTDLVTVENEQETVQLLNTVNDYNSTDLAWIGLYDDLNSWRWTLEDSEFFSQEQKQFRNWYKQEPVNYGGRSLCVYMYAYYGRWYTANCDNTLSFICHDERLNASTSYVLVHQYKNWTEAQRYCREYHTDLVSVRNEAENQKIRHSLKNYYYGPFWIGLYRTRSWSDQSYSTFSNWRSGEPNNAGNCTAVSFNDSMWTDENCNDQLPFICYNVSSLASSRQYHFISVNKSWSEAQTYCRQNYIDLATIDNMTEMNSVMNTVNGSYNGSAWIGQYDDVNSWRWSLDDDDFYQEGEREFRNWNHQPDNSGGNELCVYMNEHGKWFDSSCDNTLPFVCYYRNNNTHSYIRITDSRRWTEAQRYCRQYYTDLANVRNQTENQKILEITGGNVWIGLYRNRIWSNGQTIKYLNWRPETPYSYPQPDNGYYASGQRGNQHCTSVSLRDSGRWTDENCLSNMPFICYSRNCTQSSCSPRRFHFISVNKSWSEAQTYCRQNYIDLATIDNMTEMNSVMNTVNGSYNGSAWIGQYDDVNSWRWSLGNTELGGGFNRWYIQQPSNSYGQSLCVYASYYRRIWNEQYCSRSLPFVCYDGRQNASATFVFVNNYVNWTEAQRYCREHHTDLVSIRNETENERILYFIQFYGDVWIGLYRTRSWSDQSNSTFSNWRSGEPNNAGNSEHCTAVSFSDGGNWTDENCNNILPFLCYNRSSLASSRQYHFISVNKSWSEAQTYCRQNYIDLATIDNMTEMNSVMNTVNGSYNGSVWIGQYDDVNSWRWSLDDDDFYQGGERKFRNWYHEPDNYGGNELCVYMNYDGSWYDLSCDHSLPFVCYDGTGNTSQRYIWVNQYQSWSEAQRYCRQFYTDLAIVRNETEHQQILNVTVSYYYYGWIGLYRNRLWSDQSNSSFTYWWPGTQYVSPEPDNGANVYGLQGAQHCTAVTLQSFGQWTDENCFERLPFFCYGGEIILLSRS; encoded by the exons ATGTTGCCACTACTTCTTTTATCAG GGTTTATCACCTTAACCCTGTGTGTTCCACGTCAGTATATCTTTATAAATGAATCCAAGACATGGACAGAAGCTCAGAGCTACTGTAGAGATAAATACACTGATCTGGTCACCGTTGAAAATGAACAAGAGACGGTGCAGTTACTCAACACAGTGAATGACTATAACTCCACTGATCTGGCCTGGATTGGACTCTATGATGATCTGAACAGTTGGAGATGGACTCTAGAGGACAGTGAATTCTTCAGTCAGGAACAGAAACAGTTCAGGAACTGGTATAAACAAGAGCCAGTGAATTATGGAGGACGGAGTCtatgtgtgtacatgtatgCATACTATGGGAGATGGTATACAGCAAATTGCGACAACACACTTTCTTTTATCTGCCACGACG AAAGACTAAATGCCAGCACTAGTTATGTTTTGGTTCATCAATACAAAAActggactgaagctcagagatactgcagagaaTATCACACAGACCTTGTCAGTGTCAGAAATGAAGCTGAAAACCAGAAGATCCGACATTCACTCAAGAATTACTATTACGGGCCTTTTTGGATCGGTCTGTACAGAACTAGATCTTggtcagatcagagttactctACATTCAGTAACTGGAGGTCAGGAGAACCGAATAATGCTGGAAACTGTACTGCTGTGTCATTCAATGACTCAATGTGGACGGATGAAAACTGCAATGATCAGTTACCTTTCATTTGCTACAATG TGTCCTCTCTGGCATCATCCCGTCAGTATCACTTTATATCAGTGAATAAGAGCTGGTCTGAAGCTCAGACATACTGCAGACAGAATTACATTGATCTGGCCACCATTGATAACATGACAGAGATGAACAGTGTGATGAACACAGTTAATGGGAGTTATAATGGATCAGCCTGGATTGGACAGTATGATGATGTCAACAGCTGGAGATGGTCACTGGATGATGATGATTTCTAtcaggaaggagagagagaattcaGAAACTGGAATCATCAACCAGACAACTCTGGTGGAAATGaactgtgtgtttatatgaatgAACATGGCAAATGGTTTGATTCATCATGTGACAATACCTTGCCATTTGTTTGCTATTACA ggaacaataacacacacagctACATCAGAATCACAGACAGTAGAAGGTGGACAGAagctcagagatactgcagaCAATATTACACAGATCTCGCCAATGTGAGAAACCAGACAGAGAATCAGAAGATCCTGGAGATTACAGGGGGAAACGTCTGGATTGGTCTCTACAGGAACAGGATTTGGTCAAATGGTCAAACTATCAAATATCTAAACTGGAGACCAGAAACTCCATATTCATACCCACAACCAGATAATGGATATTATGCTTCTGGCCAGAGGGGTAACCAGCACTGCACTTCTGTATCATTGAGAGATTCAGGCAGATGGACAGATGAGAACTGCTTATCCAACATGCCCTTCATCTGCTACAGCA gAAACTGCACACAATCATCATGCAGTCCCCGTCGGTTTCACTTTATATCAGTGAATAAGAGCTGGTCTGAAGCTCAGACATACTGCAGACAGAATTACATTGATCTGGCCACCATTGATAACATGACAGAGATGAACAGTGTGATGAACACAGTTAATGGGAGTTATAATGGATCAGCCTGGATTGGACAGTATGATGATGTCAACAGCTGGAGATGGTCTCTAGGAAACACAGAGTTAGGAGGAGGTTTTAATAGGTGGTATATTCAGCAACCAAGTAACAGTTATGGACAGAGTCTCTGTGTGTACGCCTCATATTACAGAAGAATATGGAATGAACAGTATTGCTCCAGATCACTTCCCTTTGTTTGCTATGAtg GAAGACAGAATGCTAGTGCaacttttgtgtttgttaacaattaTGTAAActggactgaagctcagagatactgcagagaacatcacacagatcTTGTCAGTATCAGGAATGAGACTGAAAATGAGAGAATTCTATATTTCATCCAATTTTATGGTGATGTTTGGATTGGTCTGTACAGAACTAGATCTTGGTCAGATCAGAGTAACTCAACATTCAGTAACTGGAGGTCAGGAGAACCGAATAATGCTGGAAACAGTGAACACTGCACTGCTGTGTCATTCAGTGATGGTGGGAATTGGACGGATGAAaactgcaataatattttaccTTTTCTTTGCTATAACC GGTCCTCTTTGGCATCATCCCGTCAGTATCACTTTATATCAGTGAATAAGAGCTGGTCTGAAGCTCAGACATACTGCAGACAGAATTACATTGATCTGGCCACCATTGATAACATGACAGAGATGAACAGTGTGATGAACACAGTTAATGGGAGTTATAATGGATCAGTCTGGATTGGACAGTATGATGATGTCAACAGCTGGAGATGGTCACTGGATGATGATGATTTCTATCagggaggagagagaaaatTCAGAAACTGGTATCATGAACCGGACAACTATGGTGGAAATGagctgtgtgtttatatgaattATGATGGAAGCTGGTATGATTTATCATGTGACCATTCCTTACCATTTGTTTGCTATGATG GAACAGGAAACACCTCCCAGAGGTATATTTGGGTAAATCAGTACCAGTCCTGGAGtgaagctcagagatactgcagacagttttacacagatctggccatcGTGAGAAATGAAACAGAACATCAACAGATACTAAACGTTACagtttcttattattattatgggtGGATTGGTCTGTACAGAAACAGACTGTGGTCAGATCAGAGCAACTCTTCTTTCACATACTGGTGGCCTGGGACGCAATATGTTTCTCCAGAACCAGATAATGGTGCAAATGTCTATGGACTTCAGGGAGCTCAACATTGTACTGCTGTGACTTTACAATCTTTTGGCCAGTGGACAGATGAGAACTGCTTTGAGCGTTTGCCTTTCTTTTGTTATGGAGGTGAGATCATTCTCCTTTCcagatcttaa